One part of the Plasmodium cynomolgi strain B DNA, chromosome 3, whole genome shotgun sequence genome encodes these proteins:
- a CDS encoding hypothetical protein (putative) — protein MEAKLKKKKFLNHLQHNICKNHQLYRNDYYEQFDAFLFNYGVVLLNPFRKNDLFCSQLSFLSYTVRFFSPEGGAARRSEGEEVGRYNSDGGASSCGEDLLSDDGAGEDAEGDDTAENDGTAEDDELHRMNLDAKKKEIWASMKNRVEAEGEDAARRRQTEEKKKLRENPLLPYDDINEYINLLMVTDKEEINFAEELFFLISQLLVKHKNNLCISVLLSILKTLRQIKRNIHVLSYLQVLFFLCDVNLSKVKLFLFKSVVETIVQVHRPPRRGAATLRRSAEAYVENSQRKRIQKKYASPGSTDPTKRQYLRNVPITESLNNFACSVLIELIKKKIYVTKKNINFLCEGIFYKNEKIVKCVCFGLLGKLDNKNFAIKMEKEKRNNNKQIDDLKNISNQTHQKLTKAKIKKLHQKKEKILSQLYKSNQKGSSWTDEDLSEGEERRREDHFSHNANYTFIDLLFDPYTFASNVFNMICTKYRNSHGTVKLLLLNIVCRLHQRNQIVEENLFLYYENILQNLKSKSLLPKYLSSFIQCIHSATPSMYVQRIMHTLVKKFLFDNISEEFIYLIINAIIEIATKCHDCLDEDVFESVIVFKEYKNKNLAVLMRRFINLCREINPELLDRKLLDKKTALLMQRRKILSCAGGVAPDARSLLQYSYLLRAGGAAPLEGEEEGEEEGEEGGDEEEEEGEEEEGEEVGGEEGGDESEEVGGEESDGDAVGQAPGDTDEGEDTTPGGSAAEEETPEDRPTDWKGATRIGTTRPDKQTKKARRRDAKVKKEQHIQQTNEQILSQKILTDEDFRKLKKMRDYVANNKEVLMSDLKDICNADYTDEDSGSSADEGKEKIITHEDLLLKKKIKKHELMKVKIKKKSQSDNRFKTNKEKEKKKSVMMLTQKLRRKKKKNAIAQYGKIKKKLKGKLAARAKKRGILQKRIAKKLSRRRR, from the exons ATGGAGGCCAaactgaaaaagaaaaaatttctgaacCACCTGCAGCACAACATCTGCAAGAACCACCAGCTGTACAGAAATGACTACTACGAGCAATTTGATGCATTCCTTTTCAATTACGGAGTGGTGTTACTGAACCCTTTTAGGAAGAATGACCTATTTTGCAGCCAGCTCTCCTTCCTGAGCTACACGGTTCGGTTCTTCTCCCCCGAGGGGGGAGCAGCGAGACGTAgtgaaggtgaagaagtagGGAGATACAACTCAGACGGAGGAGCATCGAGCTGTGGTGAAGACCTCCTGAGTGATGATGGTGCCGGCGAGGATGCGGAGGGTGATGACACCGCCGAGAATGATGGCACCGCCGAGGATGATGAGCTGCACCGAATGAACCTCGAtgcgaagaagaaggaaatctGGGCCAGCATGAAGAACAGAGTAGAGgcagaaggggaagatgCAGCCAGGAGGAGACAAacagaggagaaaaaaaaactaaggGAAAACCCCCTATTGCCATATGACGATATAAATGAGTACATAAACCTATTGATGGTAACAgacaaagaagaaataaatttcgcAGAGGagctcttttttctcatttctcAGTTACTAGtgaagcataaaaataatctcTGCATTTCGGTCCTGCTAAGTATACTAAAAACGCTAAGGCAGATTAAGAGGAACATACATGTGTTGAGTTACCTGCaggttttgttttttctttgtgaTGTAAATTTGAGTAAGGTGAAGTTGTTCCTCTTTAAGAGTGTCGTCGAGACGATCGTGCAGGTGCACAGGCCGCCCAGAAGGGGGGCCGCCACTCTAAGGCGAAGTGCAGAAG CGTACGTGGAAAACAGCCAAAGGAAGCGCATCCAAAAGAAGTACGCCTCCCCAGGTAGCACCGACCCAACCAAAAGGCAGTACCTCAGGAACGTCCCAATCACAGAAAGTCTGAACAACTTCGCCTGTAGTGTCCTCATCGAattgataaagaaaaaaatctatgtaacaaaaaaaaacataaattttttatgcgaAGGAATattctacaaaaatgaaaaaatcgtGAAATGTGTGTGCTTTGGTCTACTTGGAAAATTagacaataaaaattttgcaattaaaatggaaaaggaaaaaagaaacaataaCAAACAGAttgatgatttaaaaaatataagtaatCAAACACATCAGAAATTAACCAAAGCGAAGATAAAGAAGTTGcatcaaaaaaaggaaaaaattttgagccAACTGTATAAGAGTAACCAAAAAGGGTCCAGCTGGACAGACGAAGACCTTTCAGAGGGTGAAGAGAGAAGAAGGGAAGACCATTTCTCCCATAATGCTAACTACACCTTTATCGATTTGCTTTTCGATCCATATACCTTTGCAAGTAACGTATTTAATATGATATGTACCAAATACCGAAACAGTCACGGTACGGTGAAGTTACTTTTACTAAATATCGTATGTAGATTACATCAACGTAATCAGATcgtagaagaaaatttatttctctaCTATGAGAATATAttgcaaaatttgaaaagcaaaTCTCTTTTGCCAAAATACCTCTCCTCGTTTATCCAATGCATTCATTCAGCTACTCCCTCCATGTATGTACAACGAATTATGCATACTCTTGttaagaaatttttatttgataatatttcTGAGGAATTTATTTACCTTATCATTAATGCTATCATTGAGATCGCTACGAAATGTCATGATTGTTTAGATGAAGATGTCTTCGAATCTGTTATTGTTTTTAAGGAGTACAAAAACAAGAACCTTGCTGTTCTTATGAGAAGATTTATTAACCTGTGTAGGGAGATCAATCCGGAGTTACTCGATAGGAAGTTACTCGATAAGAAAACTGCTCTCCTTATGCAGCGCCGAAAAATTCTTTCCTGCGCGGGGGGAGTCGCACCGGACGCGCGGTCGCTCCTGCAGTACTCCTATCTCCTCCGCGCGGGGGGAGCGGCACCGctcgagggggaggaagaaggagaggaagagggagaagaaggtggagatgaagaagaagaagaaggtgaagaggaagagggaGAGGAAGTGGGCGGAGAAGAGGGCGGAGACGAGAGCGAGGAAGTGGGCGGGGAAGAGAGTGACGGTGACGCCGTGGGCCAAGCCCCGGGTGACACGGACGAGGGCGAAGACACCACCCCAGGGGGGAGCGCCGCAGAGGAGGAGACCCCGGAAGATAGGCCCACCGATTGGAAAGGCGCCACTCGCATAGGCACCACTCGCCCCGACAAGCAGACCAAGAAGGCCAGGCGCAGGGACGCCAAAGTGAAGAAGGAACAACACATCcaacaaacgaacgaacaaATACTGagccaaaaaatattgacaGATGAAGATTTCAGAaaactcaaaaaaatgagggacTACGTTGCGAACAACAAAGAAGTCCTCATGTCGGATCTGAAAGATATTTGCAACGCTGACTATACCGATGAAGACTCGGGAAGCAGTGCCGatgagggaaaagaaaaaattatcacccATGAAGACTTATTgcttaagaaaaaaataaagaagcatGAACTAatgaaagtaaaaataaaaaaaaaaagccaaagtGATAATCGATTTAAAACcaacaaagaaaaggaaaaaaaaaaatctgtcaTGATGTTGACACAGAAGCtcaggaggaagaagaagaaaaatgcgaTTGCTCAGTATGGGAAGATTAAAAAGAAGCTCAAGGGGAAGCTAGCTGCTCGGGCCAAGAAAAGGGGAATCTTGCAGAAGCGAATTGCTAAGAAGTTGAGCAGGCGACGCCGCTGA
- a CDS encoding hypothetical protein (putative) — MRGSGIRMLLGAALPLLLQKYEVNTLQLYASDVSPIPDSLKGSPKSASPTNNVASQSIPNIMLDGNTQFSESLKDFLKGTNSGEGPNGNSNLFEGESTLGDAFVEENKEFIRKQMLSDLYSKFIIDVVNNGTVSFLDNLSSDKSSNTEFQVEMEESCSPFFCEKVMKAKEVDPSVAKAPGVSAVSGVSAVSGGSAVSGGSGMSTVDSVNSASGVGDEKEIKLHDGGVDGLVMNLDAVKNAAEGAAQESATRNGADQGDVEGLFTRTVDGNEEKQKIILTDGDNVYVLEEITQGNNSPFSEEELNKQKIEQEIKMHVPSEVNQRDTEKNKDLLEEIINSSDSILDDISGPVNNIQTDSEKGIREHDLTKDASNSTESMESNEINNITGDIFTMNEEELSKKILDDIKMNSEDKVECYTLSNDEKKCNSYKKCTYVNIDNKDTCFLDYNYMLFLKNNNCSLQPKSALLSISKDLLKNEIINRQMFQLLRNSNNNNFICDTITYSFLTNVVDNTNYEEIFS; from the exons ATGAGAGGCTCAGGAATTCGCATGTTGCTCGGAGCAGCGCTCCCCCTTCTCCTACAGAAATACGAAGTTAACACTCTGCAGCTGTATGCCAGTGATGTGAGTCCCATCCCCGACTCGCTGAAGGGATCACCCAAGTCAGCGTCACCCACCAACAATGTAGCATCACAGAGTATCCCAAATATCATGCTGGATGGAAACACACAGTTTAGTGAATCGCtgaaagattttttaaagggTACTAATTCTGGAGAAGGACCCAACGGAAATAGTAACCTCTTCGAAGGGGAGTCCACCCTGGGAGATGCGTTCgtggaagaaaacaaagaaTTCATAAGGAAGCAGATGCTGTCGGACCTTTATAGCAAGTTTATCATAGATGTAGTAAACAACGGAaccgtttcttttttggatAATCTAAGTTCCGATAAGTCAAGCAACACGGAATTTCAGGTTGAAATGGAGGAGAGttgctctccctttttttgcgagaAGGTGATGAAGGCCAAGGAGGTGGACCCCTCCGTGGCCAAGGCGCCAGGAGTTAGCGCAGTTAGCGGCGTTAGCGCAGTTAGCGGTGGTAGCGCAGTTAGCGGTGGTAGCGGCATGAGCACTGTCGACTCGGTCAACTCTGCGAGCGGCGTGGGCGATGAGAAGGAGATCAAGCTGCACGACGGAGGCGTGGACGGGCTGGTGATGAACCTAGACGCCGTGAAAAACGCCGCGGAAGGCGCCGCGCAAGAAAGTGCAACCAGAAATGGAGCTGACCAGGGTGACGTCGAAGGACTGTTCACTCGAACAGTGGATGGgaacgaagaaaaacaaaagatcATCCTCACAGACGGAGACAACGTATACGTGTTGGAAGAAATAACTCAGGGAAATAACTCTCCATTTagtgaagaagaattaaataaacagaaaatcgaacaagaaataaaaatgcatgtaCCTAGCGAGGTCAACCAACGagacacagaaaaaaacaaagaccTACTAGAGGAAATAATAAACTCCTCAGATTCCATTTTAGATGACATATCTGGTCCTGTGAATAACATACAAACGGATtcagaaaaaggaattagAGAACATGACCTTACCAAAGATGCATCTAATTCTACGGAGTCGATGGAATCAAacgaaataaataacattacTGGAGATATTTTTACGATGAATGAGGAAGAGCTCTCCAAGAAGATACTGgatgatataaaaatgaacagcgAGGACAAGGTCGAGTGTTACACGTTATctaatgatgaaaaaaaatgcaacagttataaaaaatgcacctATGTTAATATTGACAATAAGGACACGTGCTTTCTGGATTACAATTATATGCTGTTCCTAAAGAACAACAACTGTTCGTTGCAGCCCAAGTCGGCTCTCCTGTCCATCTCGAAGGACCTGCTCAA gaaCGAGATTATCAATCGTCAAATGTTCCAGCTTCTACGaaacagcaacaacaacaactTCATCTGTGATACCATCACCTACTCCTTCCTGACCAACGTGGTGGATAACACAAACTACGAGGAGATTTTCTCCTGA
- a CDS encoding hypothetical protein (putative) — MAPQKENRGVNLHQLYQPYQIKLMSFLLQVYAPIDKLGHCFHRCLYLFICMSCGNQVKCFRTQLPRINPFYEYNHVGGSGSEGSSHSGGGDDQLHSDECGEVSSDEHGEACSDESGDDDDGERGEETGEAHPGEEMLSEVRESSEPGELSTQGNAAECAASEVTTAQGSNGVTKAEGSNRVTATEGSNRVTATEESNGRKSKGNAKRINKDTDYLTLLIQKDKNKFDEKMEYFFCCSICGIPCMNKKGKHKECMERSHVIFREKKIYIDDEDECGSSSTGSWSSSGGGATESTESTECTESMKGTESMKGS; from the exons ATGGCCCCACAGAAAGAAAATCGAGGCGTCAACCTGCATCAGCTGTATCAGCCGTATCAGAT TAAGCTCATGTCCTTCCTTTTGCAAGTCTACGCTCCCATAGATAAACTCGGCCACTGCTTTCACAGATGCCTGTACCTGTTCATATGCATGTCCTGTGGGAACCAAGTGAAGTGCTTCCGAACGCAGCTGCCAAGGATCAACCCCTTCTATGAGTACAACCATGTTGGTGGGTCGGGCTCGGAGGGGAGTAGCCACTCAGGCGGGGGGGACGATCAACTCCACAGTGACGAATGTGGCGAAGTCAGCAGTGACGAACATGGCGAAGCCTGCAGTGACGAATCAGGTGACGATGACGATGGTGAGCGTGGCGAGGAGACAGGGGAAGCCCACCCCGGGGAAGAAATGCTCAGTGAGGTGAGAGAATCGTCCGAGCCGGGGGAGCTCTCCACTCAGGGGAACGCGGCGGAATGCGCAGCTAGCGAGGTGACCACGGCGCAGGGGTCAAACGGGGTTACCAAAGCGGAGGGGTCAAACCGGGTTACCGCCACGGAGGGATCCAACAGGGTTACCGCCACGGAGGAGTCGAACGGACGAAAGAGCAAAGGAAACGCCAAGCGGATAAACAAAGACACAGATTACCTGACCCTGTTAATACAAAAGGATAAGAACAAATttgacgaaaaaatggaatactttttttgttgcagTATCTGTGGCATACCttgtatgaacaaaaaggggaagcacaaAGAATGCATGGAGAGGAGCCACGTCATATttagggagaaaaaaatttacatagaTGATGAGGACGAGTGCGGGAGTAGCAGCACTGGGTCGTGGAGCTCGTCCGGGGGGGGGGCCACGGAGAGCACGGAGAGTACGGAGTGCACGGAGAGCATGAAGGGCACGGAGAGCATGAAGGGCAGTTAG
- a CDS encoding RNA binding domain (putative), with product MGAPDRKQYRSSSENHSGEEGSSSDDERTRKRRLLERRRWMIEKERDDMMNRRRRREEESIDREKRRRNRRMVNNSSEEEDDDGDDGDGESDNSGGGKSTRRRSGSGYSSRVVNREQRMKQKRRVRPGESEERGRSSSSRGGGGSPLRVRRRRESPEMPPTRRDSGSSEERIKGPAHRNVEMRMRGRDRYESPERSYPERSYPEERHREREEERYGERYGERYGERYGERYGERHGERYGERHGERYGERYGERRIERRLRESDDNDDDDDDGRKGKRRVSNGRGSSGDSDVYRGRRYRSRSRSAHMRLREGRSGRSERGRKSRSRRRSRSRRRSRSRRRSRSRRRSRSRRRGSPSRRRGSPSRRRDSPSRRRDSPSRGRKHERDRNKTYKFDSPPESEDEGGKKKDTNSNLPSSVKSAEASKGGEEVIPHAAAYDSANSTHKGAISTDGRSTSQVKTDQGASQSYNCSNIDNLIKTLSSSNNVMSSLTSTPSSNLLSTLSSSLGVGGSLLTDASKSKVGMINSVTFQDGKKVVGEDLGLSNSTGLSSGVGGLGLNPPQLNMILDGQLKLDSQTIQQLCKSALGINELCLSSLDPTAEKTARELYVGNIPQHIDVQEIVKFLNKCLLILYNKESGSEAENGQGDEQEREKKQEQGNEQEEGSLSQSQNQSQNQSLSQSQNQGQGQCEDICLKACIRGDTHYAFVEFRTLQDTSNCMLLNGINFYGNNLRIGRPKTFPAELTSLIPAPTIPTIDSYYLSQGIIGLQAFAVFFQNEEKMKNAYLPMSMIKLQKLCVSNISKNNERGKIKELLEAFGEIRNFECFEGDDSTDTYIALVEYTTSENAIQAQKILNQNTSYKIQFEYEILNDPLINRLIKRKYMSSENGILSQQIPTRTVVLSRIATFDELCDPSEYRDIVEDIKIECEKFGSVVEVVLPVFSRETFDFLLREAAKCAAKEDRTHPNYDLTSIGCAFIYFETIEAATKARKELSGRKFGANIIEANYYSEKKFLLKNFKDVKYNFKKTHSSLFNVNLKMGNLTYSDCSDEG from the exons ATGGGCGCGCCCGACAGGAAGCAGTATCGCAGCTCGAGCGAAAATCACAGCGGGGAGGAGGGGAGCTCCTCGGACGATGAACGGACCAGGAAGAGGAGGCTACTTGAGAGGAGGCGATGGATGATAGAGAAGGAAAGAGATGACATGATGAAtcggaggagaaggagagaagaagaaagcatCGATAGGGAgaagagaaggagaaacagaAGAATGGTAAACAACAGCagcgaggaggaggacgacgatgGAGACGACGGAGACGGCGAAAGTGATAATagtggaggggggaaaagtaCCAGGCGGAGAAGCGGCAGTGGGTACTCTTCCCGAGTGGTGAATCGAGAACAAAGgatgaaacagaaaaggagagTTAGACCAGGGGAAAGTGAAGAGAGGGGGCGCTCCAGTAGCAGccgaggagggggaggaagtccCCTGAGGGTGCGACGAAGGAGGGAAAGCCCAGAGATGCCTCCAACAAGGAGAGACTCGGGAAGTAGTGAAGAAAGAATCAAAGGCCCGGCGCATAGGAATGTGGAAATGCGGATGAGGGGTCGGGACAGGTATGAGAGCCCCGAGAGGAGTTATCCGGAGAGGAGCTACCCGGAGGAGAGGCATAGAGAGAGAGAGGAAGAGAGGTACGGAGAGAGATACGGAGAGAGGTACGGAGAGAGATACGGAGAGAGATATGGAGAAAGACACGGAGAGAGATACGGAGAGAGACACGGAGAGAGATACGGAGAGAGATACGGAGAGAGACGAATTGAAAGGAGGCTGAGGGAGAGCGATGACaacgatgacgatgatgatgatgggagaaaggggaaaagacgGGTCAGTAACGGCCGCGGAAGTAGCGGCGATAGTGACGTGTACCGCGGGAGGAGGTACAGAAGCCGCAGCAGGAGTGCGCACATGAGACTGAGGGAAGGGCGCAGCGGGCGTAGTGaacgggggagaaaaagtcGGTCAAGGAGGCGAAGCAGGtcaaggaggagaagcaggtCGAGGAGGCGAAGCAGGTCGAGGAGGCGAAGCAGGTCCAGACGGAGAGGCAGCCCATCGAGGAGGAGAGGCAGCCCATCAAGGCGCAGAGACAGCCCATCAAGGCGCAGAGACAGCCCGTCGAGGGGGCGAAAACACGAGCGAGATCGCAACAAAACGTATAAATTTGATTCTCCACCCGAGTCGGAAGAcgaaggaggaaagaaaaaagacacCAATAGTAACCTCCCCAGTAGTGTAAAAAGTGCAGAAGCGAGTAAAGGTGGCGAAGAGGTGATACCCCATGCAGCCGCATACGACAGCGCGAATAGCACTCATAAGGGTGCTATCAGTACTGATGGTAGAAGTACTAGCCAAGTGAAGACCGATCAGGGAGCTAGCCAAAGTTACAACTGTAGTAACATTgacaatttaattaaaacgTTGAGCAGTAGCAATAACGTGATGAGTAGCCTGACGTCCACGCCGAGTAGCAACCTGTTAAGTACGCTAAGTAGCAGTTTGGGTGTGGGGGGGTCTCTTCTGACCGATGCGTCTAAATCTAAAGTAGGGATGATAAATAGTGTAACTTTTCAAGATGGGAAGAAGGTGGTGGGAGAGGATTTGGGATTGTCTAACAGTACGGGGTTGTCTAGTGGTGTAGGTGGATTAGGATTGAACCCACCACAGCTGAATATGATCCTGGATGGACAACTGAAATTGGACAGCCAGACCATCCAACAGCTGTGCAAAAGTGCACTAGGAATTAATGAGCTGTGTTTATCCTCCCTGGACCCAACTGCGGAGAAGACAGCTCGAGAGCTGTACGTGGGGAACATCCCACAGCACATCGACGTGCaggaaattgtaaaatttttaaacaagtGCCTACTGATCCTTTACAACAAGGAGAGCGGGAGCGAAGCGGAAAACGGGCAGGGGGACGAgcaggaaagggaaaagaaacagGAGCAGGGGAAcgagcaggaggagggaaGCCTGAGCCAGAGTCAGAATCAAAGTCAGAATCAAAGCCTGAGCCAAAGCCAGAATCAAGGCCAAGGCCAGTGCGAGGACATCTGCCTTAAGGCCTGCATCCGGGGAGACACGCACTACGCCTTTGTGGAGTTTAGAACCCTACAGGATACATCCAACTGTATGTTGCTAAACGGGATCAATTTTTATGGAAATAACCTGCGCATCGGTAGACCGAAGACCTTCCCTGCGGAGTTAACGAGTCTCATTCCAGCACCTACCATCCCAACTATCGATTCATACTACCTATCTCAAGGAATAATAGGTCTTCAAGCCTTTGCTGttttcttccaaaatgaagaaaagatgaaaaatgcaTACCTACCCATGAGTATGATAAAGTTACAGAAACTATGCGTTTCGAATATCTCCAAAAATaacgaaagaggaaaaataaaagaactaCTCGAAGCCTTTGGTGAAATAAGAAATTTTGAGTGCTTCGAAGGAGATGACTCCACCGATACGTATATTGCTTTGGTAGAATATACGACCTCAGAAAATGCAATAcaagcacaaaaaattttaaatcaGAATACAAGCTATAAAATACAGTTTGAGTATGAGATTTTGAACGACCCTTTGATTAACAGActgataaaaagaaaatacatGTCATCAGAGAATGGTATTCTTTCTCAACAGATACCTACGAGGACTGTTGTTTTGAGCAGAATTGCGACTTTTGATGAGCTGTGTGATCCTAGTGAGTACCGTGATATCGTTGAGGACATTAAGATCGAGTGTGAGAAGTTTGGTTCTGTTGTGGAGGTTGTGCTGCCTGTTTTTTCGCGTGAAACGTTCGACTTCTTGCTCAGGGAGGCAGCCAAGTGCGCGGCTA AAGAGGACCGCACCCATCCCAACTACGACCTCACATCCATCGGCTGCGCTTTTATATACTTCGAAACCATCGAGGCGGCCACCAAGGCGAGGAAGGAGCTGAGCGGCCGTAAGTTCGGAGCGAATATCATCGAGGCGAACTACTACAGCGAGAAGAAGTTCCTCCTGAAAAACTTCAAAGATGTAAAGTacaattttaagaaaacGCACTCGTCCCTTTTTAATGTTAATTTGAAGATGGGCAACCTTACCTACTCGGACTGCTCCGACGAGGGCTGA